The following is a genomic window from Crossiella equi.
CGCCGTGGGGGTAGGGCAGCATGCCGAACACCTCGTCCCCGGGCCGGAAGAGCGTGACGCCTGGACCGGTGGCCGCGACGGTGCCGGAGACGTCCCAGCCCAGGGTGAACGGCGGGGGCGGCAGGAAGATGCGCGTGGCGCGGTGTTTGACGTCGGTGGGGTTGAGCCCGGCCGCGTGCACCGCGACGAGCACCTCCCCCGGGCCGGGCTCGGGCCGGGGGATCTCGGTCAGCCGCAGGACCTCGGGGCCGCCGAGCACCGTCTGACGCAGGGCGCGCATCACGGGTGGGGAAGGGGAGTCCGTCATGCCGTGATCCTCCGGCCGCGGCCAGGACCGGGACGATGGCAAGAACGTCATTCTCCGATACTTTCCTGCCATGCCCCTCGACCTGGCGGGCCGTGCGGCCGAGCTGCTCCCCGTACCGCCGCGCCCCGGCGCGCACAAGGTCGTCGTTCTGGCCCTGGACGGCGTGTACCCCTTCGAGCTCGGCATCCCGCACCGGGTCCTGGGCTGCGCCGACGGCCGTTACGAGGTGCGCTCGGCGAGCCTGGACGGCGGGTCCGTGCGCACCGACGCCGACCTGTCCGTCACCCCCGGCCACGGCCCCGAGGCACTGGCCTGTGCCGACACCGTGGTGATCCCGCCCTACGCGCTGTCCTGGGAGTCGGCCGCCACCCCGGACCCGCGCGCCGTGGCCGCCCTGACGAGCCTGCGCCCAGGCACCCGGCTGGTCTCCATCTGCACCGGCGCCTTCCTGCTGGCCGCCGCCGGGTTCCTGGACGGGCGGCGGGCCACCACCCACTGGGCCTTGGCCGAGCACTTCCGCGCCCTGTACCCCCGCGTCGAGCTCGACGTCGGTGTGCTCTACGTCGACCACTGGGACGTGCTGACCTCAGCCGGGGCGGCCAGCGGGGTCGACGTCTGCCTGCACCTGGTGCGCCATGACCACGGCAGCGAGCTGGCCAACCAGGTCGCCCGGGCGTGTGTCGTACCGCCGTTCCGGGACGGCGGGCAGGCCCAGTACATCGAGCAGCCGCTGCCCCCGGCCGGGGAGACCGGCACCGGCCCGACCCGCGACTGGGCGCTGCGACACCTGGAACTGCCGCTGTCCCTGGCACAGCTGGCCGCGCACGCGTCGATGAGCACCCGTACCTTCGCCCGCCGGTTCCAGGAGGAGACCGGCATGAGCCCCGGCCGCTGGCTGTCCCGGCAGCGGCTGCGGCGGGCCCGGCGGCTGCTGGAGTCCAGCGACCTGTCGGTCGACCGCATCGCCCACGAGGTCGGCTTCGCCACCGCGACCTCGCTGCGACGGCACCTGGCGGCGGAGACGGGGGTCAGCCCCGCCGCCTACCGCCGCACGTTCCGCTTGACCACGGCGGGCGGGTTCCCGGTGCCGGTGAGCACGGACTCCTCCGGCCAGTAGACCCGCAGCATCACGGCGAAGTCGCCGCTGGCCGGGGCGGGCAGCCAGTTCTGGTGGCCGGGCTGCGCTCGTCCTGGGAACGGATCAACGCCACGCTGCTGCCCTACTCCTCGCAGTACGGTGCCTGGGCGCCGACCGAAAGGTGATCATGGACAACCAGGCCCCGCTCATCAGCCGCGTCGACCAGCCCGAGGG
Proteins encoded in this region:
- a CDS encoding GlxA family transcriptional regulator, with the translated sequence MPLDLAGRAAELLPVPPRPGAHKVVVLALDGVYPFELGIPHRVLGCADGRYEVRSASLDGGSVRTDADLSVTPGHGPEALACADTVVIPPYALSWESAATPDPRAVAALTSLRPGTRLVSICTGAFLLAAAGFLDGRRATTHWALAEHFRALYPRVELDVGVLYVDHWDVLTSAGAASGVDVCLHLVRHDHGSELANQVARACVVPPFRDGGQAQYIEQPLPPAGETGTGPTRDWALRHLELPLSLAQLAAHASMSTRTFARRFQEETGMSPGRWLSRQRLRRARRLLESSDLSVDRIAHEVGFATATSLRRHLAAETGVSPAAYRRTFRLTTAGGFPVPVSTDSSGQ
- a CDS encoding DUF1214 domain-containing protein, producing the protein MRGVGQQRGVDPFPGRAQPGHQNWLPAPASGDFAVMLRVYWPEESVLTGTGNPPAVVKRNVRR